Proteins encoded together in one Rhinopithecus roxellana isolate Shanxi Qingling chromosome 3, ASM756505v1, whole genome shotgun sequence window:
- the BASP1 gene encoding brain acid soluble protein 1 has protein sequence MGGKLSKKKKGYNVNDEKAKDKDKKAEGAATEEEGTLKESEPQAAAEPAEAKEGKEKPDQDAEGKAEEKEGEKDVAAAKEEAPKAEPEKTEGAAEAKAEPPKAPEQEQAAPGPAAGGEAPKAAEAAAAPAESAAPAAGEEPSKEEGEPKKTEAPAAPAAQETKSDGAPASDSKPGSSEAAPSSKETPAATEAPSSTPKAQAPAASAEEPKPVEAPAANSDQTVAVKE, from the coding sequence ATGGGAGGCAAGCTCAGCAAGAAGAAGAAGGGCTACAATGTGAACGACGAGAAAGCCAAGGACAAAGACAAGAAGGCTGAGGGCGCGGCGACGGAAGAGGAGGGGACCCTGAAGGAGAGCGAGCCCCAAGCGGCCGCGGAGCCCGccgaggccaaggagggcaaGGAGAAGCCCGACCAGGACGCCGAGGGCAAGGCCGAGGAGAAGGAGGGCGAGAAGGACGTGGCGGCCGCCAAGGAGGAGGCCCCGAAGGCGGAGCCCGAGAAGACGGAGGGCGCGGCGGAGGCCAAGGCTGAGCCCCCGAAGGCGCCCGAGCAGGAGCAGGCGGCCCCCGGCCCCGCTGCGGGCGGCGAGGCCCCCAAAGCTGCCGAGGCCGCCGCGGCCCCGGCCGAGAGCGCGGCCCCTGCTGCCGGGGAGGAGCCCAGCAAGGAGGAAGGGGAACCCAAAAAGACTGAGGCGCCCGCAGCTCCTGCCGCCCAGGAGACCAAAAGTGACGGGGCCCCCGCTTCAGACTCAAAACCCGGCAGCTCGGAGGCTGCCCCCTCTTCCAAGGAGACCCCCGCAGCCACGGAAGCGCCTAGTTCCACACCCAAGGCCCAGGCCCCCGCAGCCTCCGCAGAAGAGCCCAAGCCGGTGGAGGCCCCGGCAGCTAATTCCGATCAAACCGTAGCCGTGAAAGAGTGA